From the Flavobacterium galactosidilyticum genome, one window contains:
- a CDS encoding M1 family metallopeptidase: MRKLSILLFIPALLLAQEKTPSTATKQTGRYDNNKFSQMYDLLATPNMFRTASGAPGPAYYQQQADYKIDIELDDKNSSIKGSEVVTYHNNSPDILEYFWVQLDQNQAAKTSETPLAESQRMEQVFPAVNFANKFLKQDLERGFNIESVKDAAGKPLSYTINNTMMRINLVTPMKPGEKFSFAIKWNYNINNYRVEGGRSGYELFEKDGNKLYVIAQFYPRMAVYNDVEGWQNMQFWGTGEFTLPFGNFDVNITVPADHVMEATGDLMNRSEVFTPEQVKRYNLALKTYDKPVVIVTQAEAEAAEKGFSNKKKTWKFSAKNVRDFGISTSRKFILDAMAVKLGEKSVMAVSIYPKEANPFWGETATRTVAHTLKSYSSHTFDYPYPKAVSVSAEDQGMEYPMICWNYGRPDENGVVSERIKNGMIGVTIHEVGHNFFPMIVNSDERQWSWMDEGLNTFMQYMAEQELGTNFPSSRGPASKIVPYMSGDQKFLEPIMSNSETIAQFGANAYGKPATGLNILRETIMGRELFDHAFKIYANRWKFKHPTPEDFFRTMEDASAVDLDWFFRGWFYSTDFVDIGINEVKQYYVSETATTELKNAIVRRGRFGEEKGPFVYLVPSTSGELAAKNKKALKIEDISLLADYVNTKFTAEERSKLKSPKYFYEVEFNKPGGMLMPIIVELTYEDDSKEVFKYPAQIWRKNNDTAKKVYATEKAIKKIQIDPKLETADIDVSNNTWPKEQVKSKFD, encoded by the coding sequence CGATTTGTTGGCAACACCAAACATGTTTCGCACGGCATCTGGAGCGCCAGGACCAGCTTATTATCAACAACAGGCAGATTATAAAATAGACATAGAGTTAGACGATAAAAACTCTAGTATTAAAGGATCAGAAGTGGTGACATACCATAATAATTCTCCTGATATTTTAGAGTATTTTTGGGTGCAATTAGATCAAAATCAAGCAGCTAAAACATCAGAAACACCATTGGCGGAAAGCCAAAGAATGGAGCAAGTTTTTCCAGCAGTAAACTTTGCTAATAAATTTTTGAAACAGGATCTAGAGCGCGGTTTCAATATTGAATCGGTAAAAGATGCTGCCGGAAAGCCTTTGTCGTATACCATCAATAATACCATGATGCGTATCAATTTAGTTACACCAATGAAACCGGGAGAGAAGTTTTCTTTTGCAATAAAATGGAATTATAATATTAATAATTACAGAGTAGAAGGTGGGCGTTCTGGATATGAATTATTCGAAAAAGACGGAAATAAATTGTACGTAATTGCTCAATTCTATCCTAGAATGGCAGTATATAATGATGTCGAGGGATGGCAAAATATGCAGTTCTGGGGAACAGGGGAATTTACATTGCCTTTTGGGAATTTTGATGTGAATATAACAGTTCCTGCAGATCACGTTATGGAAGCTACAGGAGATCTTATGAACAGAAGTGAAGTTTTTACTCCTGAGCAAGTAAAAAGATATAATTTGGCTTTGAAAACTTACGATAAGCCTGTTGTTATTGTTACTCAAGCAGAAGCAGAAGCAGCTGAAAAAGGTTTTTCTAACAAGAAAAAGACATGGAAATTTAGCGCCAAGAATGTTAGAGATTTTGGAATTTCCACTTCAAGAAAATTTATCCTTGATGCGATGGCAGTTAAATTAGGTGAGAAATCAGTTATGGCAGTTTCAATATATCCTAAAGAGGCAAACCCTTTTTGGGGAGAAACAGCAACAAGAACTGTAGCGCATACTTTAAAAAGTTATTCATCACACACTTTTGATTATCCTTATCCTAAGGCAGTTTCGGTATCTGCAGAAGATCAAGGAATGGAATATCCTATGATTTGCTGGAATTATGGTCGTCCTGATGAAAATGGAGTCGTAAGTGAGCGAATTAAAAATGGAATGATTGGGGTGACAATACATGAAGTAGGGCACAACTTCTTTCCTATGATTGTAAATTCTGATGAGCGCCAGTGGTCATGGATGGATGAAGGATTAAATACATTCATGCAGTATATGGCGGAACAGGAATTAGGGACCAATTTTCCTTCAAGTCGAGGACCAGCTAGCAAGATCGTTCCTTATATGAGTGGAGATCAAAAATTCTTAGAGCCTATAATGTCTAATTCTGAAACAATTGCTCAGTTTGGTGCCAATGCTTACGGCAAACCCGCTACTGGGTTGAATATTTTGAGAGAAACTATTATGGGAAGAGAATTGTTTGATCATGCTTTCAAAATCTATGCAAACAGGTGGAAATTCAAGCATCCAACACCGGAAGACTTTTTTAGAACTATGGAAGATGCTTCTGCAGTCGATTTAGACTGGTTTTTTAGAGGTTGGTTTTATTCTACTGATTTTGTTGATATTGGTATAAATGAAGTAAAACAATACTATGTTTCTGAAACGGCAACAACAGAATTAAAAAATGCAATAGTTCGAAGAGGTCGTTTTGGTGAGGAAAAAGGACCATTCGTGTATTTAGTACCAAGTACAAGTGGTGAGTTAGCTGCAAAAAATAAAAAAGCACTAAAAATTGAAGATATCAGTTTACTTGCAGATTATGTAAATACAAAATTTACAGCTGAAGAAAGATCAAAATTAAAATCGCCTAAATATTTCTACGAAGTAGAGTTTAACAAACCTGGTGGAATGTTGATGCCTATAATTGTTGAGTTAACTTATGAAGACGATTCGAAAGAAGTATTTAAATATCCAGCTCAAATTTGGAGAAAAAACAATGATACTGCTAAGAAAGTATATGCTACTGAAAAGGCAATCAAGAAAATTCAAATAGATCCTAAATTAGAAACAGCGGATATTGACGTTAGTAATAACACTTGGCCTAAAGAACAAGTAAAATCTAAATTTGACTAA
- a CDS encoding Sec-independent protein translocase subunit TatA/TatB, translating into MFGIGGGELIFIMFIVLMLFGSDKVPEIARTMGKAMAQLKNATNDIKSEIQKGAEANGFDQQSLFDLQGNITSEINKVKDNLLGDTSQFTDITGNISSEINKAKDSMLGEVNTSLEGTKEVIEDVSGPIKRQM; encoded by the coding sequence ATGTTTGGTATAGGTGGCGGCGAATTAATTTTCATCATGTTTATAGTATTGATGCTTTTTGGATCTGATAAGGTTCCTGAAATTGCGCGTACAATGGGTAAAGCTATGGCGCAATTGAAAAATGCTACAAATGATATAAAAAGTGAAATCCAAAAAGGAGCGGAAGCCAATGGATTTGACCAACAATCTTTATTTGATTTACAAGGCAATATAACATCCGAAATAAATAAAGTGAAAGACAATTTACTAGGCGATACTTCTCAATTCACGGATATAACTGGCAATATTAGTTCAGAGATTAATAAAGCAAAAGATAGTATGTTAGGAGAAGTAAACACATCTCTAGAAGGTACTAAAGAGGTTATAGAAGATGTTTCTGGCCCAATAAAACGCCAGATGTAA
- a CDS encoding phosphatase PAP2 family protein: MLEKILSLDTELFVFLNGLGSPTYDGLWLFITKQSNWIPLFLLLLYVIYKKLGGKQTLYLLLFVALLVTFTDQMTNVVKNNVQRLRPCNNVEIASYIRIVKMSNAFSFFSGHAANSMAVAAFIYFTLRSYFKHFELIFLWPFIFAYSRIYLGLHYPGDILTGYFFGFIFGFLMFKSYKILQKKYFPQPNL; encoded by the coding sequence ATGTTAGAAAAAATACTTTCTTTAGATACAGAACTTTTTGTTTTTTTAAATGGTTTAGGTTCTCCTACGTACGATGGACTTTGGTTATTCATAACAAAGCAAAGCAATTGGATTCCACTTTTCTTGCTATTACTTTATGTTATTTATAAAAAATTAGGGGGTAAGCAAACTCTATATCTACTTTTATTTGTTGCTCTTTTAGTGACTTTTACGGACCAAATGACGAATGTGGTTAAAAACAATGTTCAAAGGTTACGTCCCTGTAATAATGTTGAAATTGCTTCATACATACGAATTGTGAAAATGAGTAATGCCTTTAGTTTTTTCTCTGGACATGCTGCAAATTCAATGGCTGTTGCTGCTTTTATATATTTTACTTTGCGATCTTATTTTAAGCACTTTGAATTGATTTTTTTGTGGCCATTTATCTTCGCTTATAGCAGAATTTATCTAGGATTACATTATCCAGGTGATATTTTAACTGGCTATTTTTTCGGATTTATTTTTGGTTTCTTGATGTTTAAATCATATAAAATTTTACAAAAAAAATATTTTCCACAACCCAATTTGTGA
- a CDS encoding O-methyltransferase: MHFISQELEDYIEQHSEKEPALLAALNKETYQKILLPRMLSGHFQGRVLSMLSKLIRPINILEIGTYTGYSALCLCEGMKENGTLHTIDIKEELVDFQRKHFDKSPWGKQIFQYLGEAVDIIPSLESKFDLVFIDADKENYLNYFELILPKMNKGGIILSDNVLWSGKVLEPVHPNDLSTKVLMKYNELLATDSRVETVLLPIRDGLTVSRVL, encoded by the coding sequence ATGCATTTCATTTCCCAAGAACTAGAGGACTATATTGAGCAACATTCTGAAAAGGAGCCTGCTTTATTAGCAGCATTAAACAAAGAAACCTACCAAAAAATTTTGCTGCCAAGAATGTTAAGCGGGCATTTTCAAGGTCGTGTTTTGAGTATGCTTTCTAAACTTATTCGTCCTATAAATATTCTAGAAATTGGTACATATACCGGATATTCTGCTTTGTGCTTGTGCGAAGGTATGAAAGAAAACGGAACGCTTCACACCATTGACATCAAAGAAGAGTTAGTTGATTTTCAGCGAAAGCATTTCGACAAATCACCTTGGGGAAAGCAAATTTTTCAATATTTAGGAGAAGCAGTTGATATTATCCCAAGTCTTGAATCCAAATTTGATTTAGTTTTCATTGACGCTGACAAAGAAAACTACCTCAACTATTTTGAATTGATTTTACCAAAAATGAATAAAGGAGGAATTATACTGTCAGACAATGTACTATGGAGCGGAAAAGTCCTAGAGCCAGTACACCCAAATGATTTAAGCACAAAAGTATTGATGAAATACAATGAATTACTAGCAACTGATTCGAGAGTAGAAACGGTATTATTGCCCATTCGTGATGGTTTGACCGTGAGTCGCGTTCTCTAA
- the rlmN gene encoding 23S rRNA (adenine(2503)-C(2))-methyltransferase RlmN yields the protein MEIDKKDIRALSKEQLRDFFIANGDKAFRGNQVYEWLWSKGAHSFEDMTNVSKGTRTMLETNFVINHIKVDTMQRSEDGTVKNAVRLHDGLVVESVLIPTNTRTTACVSSQVGCSLDCNFCATARLKRMRNLEPAEIYDQVVAIDKESRLYYNHPLSNIVFMGMGEPLMNYNNVLKAIEMIISPEGLGMSPKRIMVSTSGVPKMIKKLADDDVKFKLAVSLHSAIDEIRSRIMPFSANFPLADLRESLEYWYRKTKSKISYEYVVWKDINDNKASIDALVKFCKYVPCKVNLIEYNPIDDGEFQQASEESINAYIKALEASGIVVKVRRSRGKDIDAACGQLANKEA from the coding sequence ATGGAAATTGATAAAAAAGACATACGAGCCTTATCGAAAGAACAATTGCGAGATTTTTTTATTGCCAATGGCGATAAAGCATTTCGCGGCAATCAAGTTTACGAATGGTTGTGGAGTAAAGGTGCGCATAGTTTTGAGGATATGACTAATGTTTCTAAGGGAACACGTACGATGCTTGAAACAAATTTTGTCATCAATCATATCAAGGTAGATACGATGCAACGCAGTGAAGATGGAACTGTGAAAAATGCAGTTCGTTTGCATGATGGATTAGTCGTTGAGTCAGTTTTAATACCTACTAACACGAGAACAACAGCTTGTGTTTCTAGCCAAGTGGGTTGTAGTTTAGATTGTAATTTTTGTGCAACAGCGCGATTAAAAAGAATGCGTAATCTTGAACCTGCTGAAATTTATGATCAAGTGGTTGCTATTGACAAAGAAAGTAGGTTGTACTACAATCATCCTTTATCAAATATTGTTTTCATGGGAATGGGAGAACCGCTTATGAATTACAACAATGTGTTGAAAGCAATCGAAATGATTATTTCACCAGAAGGTTTAGGGATGTCTCCAAAACGAATTATGGTTTCTACTTCAGGAGTGCCTAAAATGATTAAGAAATTAGCGGATGACGATGTAAAGTTCAAATTGGCCGTTTCTTTACACTCTGCTATTGATGAAATCCGTTCTAGAATAATGCCTTTTAGTGCTAATTTTCCTTTGGCTGATTTGCGGGAATCATTAGAATATTGGTACCGAAAAACAAAAAGCAAAATTTCCTACGAATATGTCGTTTGGAAAGACATTAACGATAATAAAGCTTCAATAGATGCTTTGGTGAAGTTTTGCAAATACGTTCCTTGCAAAGTGAATCTTATTGAATACAACCCAATCGATGACGGGGAATTTCAACAAGCTTCCGAAGAATCTATAAATGCCTATATAAAAGCGCTAGAAGCAAGTGGAATCGTCGTAAAAGTACGACGAAGCCGCGGAAAAGATATTGACGCAGCTTGTGGACAACTGGCAAATAAGGAAGCTTAA
- a CDS encoding polyprenyl synthetase family protein: MNITSQIKQPIFREMELFEKKFYESMTSQVALLNRITYYIVNRKGKQMRPMFVFLTAKMVSGGVVNERTYRGACVIELIHTATLVHDDVVDDSNRRRGFFSINALWKNKIAVLVGDYLLSKGLLLSIDNGDFDLLRIISVAVREMSEGELLQIEKARRLDITEDVYYDIIRKKTATLIAACCALGAKSVIEDEFQVENMRKFGELIGMAFQIKDDLFDYTDEAIGKPTGIDIKEQKMTLPLIHVLNTCTSKEKSWLINSIKNHNKDKKRVKEVIAFVKDNNGLAYAENKMVEFQQEALLLLNNFPDSEFKDALVLMVNYVIERKK; this comes from the coding sequence ATGAATATTACTTCACAAATAAAACAGCCCATATTTAGAGAAATGGAACTTTTTGAAAAAAAGTTCTATGAATCGATGACTTCGCAAGTGGCTTTGTTGAATAGAATCACTTACTACATTGTAAATAGAAAAGGGAAGCAAATGCGACCTATGTTTGTTTTTCTTACCGCAAAAATGGTTTCTGGCGGTGTGGTAAATGAACGAACCTATCGCGGAGCTTGCGTTATAGAGTTGATTCATACGGCAACATTAGTTCATGATGATGTTGTAGATGATAGTAATCGGAGAAGAGGTTTTTTCTCTATTAATGCGCTATGGAAAAATAAAATTGCCGTTTTAGTTGGCGATTATTTATTATCAAAAGGTTTACTACTGTCTATAGATAATGGCGATTTTGATTTGCTTCGAATTATTTCTGTTGCTGTACGTGAAATGAGTGAGGGCGAGCTACTTCAAATAGAAAAAGCCCGAAGATTAGACATTACAGAAGATGTTTACTATGACATCATTCGAAAAAAGACAGCAACACTTATTGCTGCCTGTTGTGCTCTTGGTGCAAAATCAGTTATTGAAGATGAGTTTCAGGTTGAGAATATGCGAAAATTTGGTGAGCTGATTGGAATGGCTTTCCAAATAAAAGATGATTTATTCGATTATACTGACGAAGCCATTGGAAAACCTACTGGAATTGATATCAAAGAGCAAAAAATGACTTTACCGCTGATTCATGTCCTGAATACCTGTACTTCAAAAGAAAAAAGCTGGTTAATCAATTCCATTAAAAATCATAACAAAGACAAAAAAAGAGTTAAAGAAGTTATTGCTTTTGTAAAAGATAATAATGGTTTGGCTTACGCTGAAAATAAAATGGTCGAATTCCAGCAAGAAGCACTTTTACTTTTAAATAATTTTCCTGATTCTGAGTTTAAAGACGCTTTAGTCTTGATGGTCAATTACGTAATTGAAAGAAAAAAATAA
- a CDS encoding RNA polymerase sigma factor, producing the protein MKVIYLHHQENELIKLATENNRQAQQQIYTHFSPKMLSVCRQYVKDIHQAEDIMITAFMKVFVNIKNFENKGSFEGWIRRIMVNECISFIRVEKKIKYIEDETYFEESFNNIESQFSTDDIQSLIDSLPDGYKMVFNLYAIEGFKHKEIASMLEINEGTSKSQLSHARKTLQTQINKLKNYEYGTE; encoded by the coding sequence ATGAAAGTAATCTACTTACATCATCAGGAAAATGAATTAATTAAGTTAGCCACCGAAAATAATCGGCAGGCTCAACAGCAAATTTATACTCATTTTTCTCCAAAAATGTTAAGTGTATGCCGTCAATATGTAAAGGATATTCATCAGGCTGAAGATATTATGATTACCGCTTTTATGAAAGTTTTCGTTAACATTAAAAACTTCGAAAATAAAGGAAGTTTTGAAGGTTGGATTAGGAGAATAATGGTCAACGAATGTATTTCTTTTATTCGAGTGGAGAAGAAGATAAAGTATATTGAAGATGAAACTTATTTTGAAGAGAGTTTTAATAACATCGAAAGTCAATTTTCAACAGATGATATTCAGTCTTTGATTGATAGTTTGCCGGATGGTTATAAAATGGTTTTTAATTTATATGCTATTGAAGGTTTTAAGCACAAGGAAATTGCAAGTATGCTGGAGATAAATGAGGGGACATCGAAGTCGCAATTGTCGCATGCTAGGAAAACACTTCAAACGCAGATTAACAAGTTAAAAAATTACGAGTATGGAACCGAATAA
- the dnaG gene encoding DNA primase, protein MISKATIDIVFETARVEEVIGDFVNLKRAGSNFKGLSPFSEERSPSFMVSPAKGIWKDFSSGKGGNSVAFLMEHEQFTYPEAIRYLAKKYNIEIEETEQSDEEKANTDIRESMYLVSEFAKTYFHNTLLNSEEGKAIGYSYFKERGFTNETIKKFGLGYSPEAWDAFTKEALGKGYKLEFLESTGLTIPKDDRPFDRFKGRVMFPIQSMSGRVLGFGGRILTNDKKAAKYLNSPESDIYHKSKVLYGIYHAKQSIAKLDNCYLVEGYTDVIQFNQAGIENVVSSSGTALSSDQIRLINRLTKNITMLFDGDAAGLRASIRGIDLILEEGMNVKVCTFPDGEDPDSFAKKTSHDDLVMYLENNAKDFIQFKASLLMNEAKNDPIKKADLIRDMVVSISKIPDRIQREIYIQECSRIMDISEQVLQSTLAQLAQKEVVDVGKKQKQAQDSGQKAFEVVKNENPIGTEKVDILYRLERKIIEILLLYGNKMEEFEDTFLKTSEDGEIATFTEKKEYKVYQRIYLSLQEDEVELANPLFREIFNDLINFYHQQENFSLEQYLMRLEPNFAQEVTDILMEDERLVLHDWQGQNIFPKSKNDTIAQNVSETILTMRWYLVGMIIEELKNSVLSESNSDNTESISMIMDYNVLIHSFSKKLGRVMSRY, encoded by the coding sequence TTGATTTCAAAAGCCACGATAGATATTGTTTTCGAAACTGCTCGAGTAGAGGAGGTTATAGGTGATTTTGTTAATTTAAAACGTGCAGGAAGTAATTTCAAGGGTTTAAGTCCTTTTTCTGAAGAGCGTTCTCCTTCTTTTATGGTTTCGCCAGCCAAGGGAATTTGGAAAGATTTTAGTTCTGGGAAGGGTGGGAATTCTGTTGCATTCTTGATGGAACATGAACAATTTACGTATCCGGAAGCCATTCGATATTTAGCTAAAAAATACAATATCGAAATTGAAGAAACGGAGCAGTCGGATGAAGAAAAAGCAAATACTGACATTCGAGAGAGTATGTATTTGGTTTCTGAGTTTGCAAAAACCTATTTTCACAATACACTTTTAAATTCAGAAGAAGGCAAGGCTATAGGTTATTCTTATTTTAAAGAACGTGGCTTTACTAATGAAACGATCAAGAAATTTGGATTGGGATATTCACCTGAAGCTTGGGATGCTTTTACTAAAGAAGCGTTGGGAAAAGGGTATAAATTAGAATTTCTTGAAAGTACTGGATTAACTATCCCTAAAGACGACAGGCCATTTGACCGTTTCAAAGGGCGAGTTATGTTTCCTATTCAAAGTATGTCTGGAAGAGTCCTAGGTTTTGGAGGGCGTATTTTGACTAACGATAAAAAAGCAGCAAAATATCTGAATTCTCCTGAAAGTGATATTTACCATAAAAGTAAAGTTCTTTACGGTATTTACCATGCTAAACAATCTATTGCTAAACTAGACAACTGCTATTTAGTTGAAGGATATACGGACGTAATTCAGTTCAACCAAGCAGGAATTGAGAATGTGGTTTCGTCATCTGGAACCGCACTTTCATCAGATCAAATCCGATTAATCAATAGATTGACAAAAAACATAACCATGCTTTTTGATGGTGATGCGGCAGGATTGCGTGCTTCCATTCGAGGAATCGATTTGATTCTCGAAGAAGGGATGAATGTCAAAGTATGTACATTTCCTGATGGAGAAGATCCTGATAGTTTTGCTAAAAAAACCTCGCATGATGACTTAGTTATGTATCTTGAGAATAATGCTAAAGACTTTATACAGTTTAAAGCGTCGCTTTTAATGAATGAAGCTAAGAACGATCCTATAAAAAAAGCCGATTTGATTCGGGATATGGTAGTGAGTATTTCTAAAATTCCAGACCGCATTCAGCGAGAAATTTACATACAGGAATGTTCACGAATTATGGATATTTCGGAGCAAGTTTTGCAAAGTACTTTGGCACAGTTAGCACAAAAAGAGGTTGTCGATGTTGGTAAAAAACAAAAACAAGCACAAGATTCTGGGCAAAAAGCTTTTGAAGTTGTTAAAAATGAAAATCCAATAGGAACTGAAAAAGTTGATATTCTTTATCGCTTGGAAAGGAAAATAATAGAAATTCTTTTATTGTATGGAAACAAGATGGAAGAATTTGAAGATACTTTTTTGAAAACTAGTGAAGATGGCGAAATAGCAACTTTTACAGAAAAAAAGGAGTACAAAGTATATCAAAGAATTTATCTTAGTTTGCAAGAAGATGAGGTTGAACTTGCCAATCCTTTGTTTAGAGAAATATTCAATGACTTGATAAATTTTTATCATCAGCAGGAAAATTTTAGTTTAGAGCAATATTTAATGCGTCTCGAGCCTAATTTTGCTCAAGAGGTAACGGATATCTTAATGGAAGATGAGCGACTTGTTTTGCACGATTGGCAAGGGCAAAATATTTTTCCGAAATCAAAAAATGACACTATTGCACAGAATGTTTCCGAAACGATTCTAACTATGAGATGGTATTTGGTTGGGATGATTATCGAAGAATTAAAAAACTCTGTACTATCAGAATCAAATTCAGATAATACAGAGTCTATATCGATGATAATGGATTACAATGTTTTAATCCATTCTTTTTCTAAAAAACTAGGAAGAGTAATGTCTAGATACTAA
- a CDS encoding response regulator transcription factor, with translation MIKVCIADNYPVVHFGVKSYFKDNADISIVANVGNFAMVQDILQTKDIDVLVVDLDLEGLSSIFEVKAILKNFPKTKIIIYSGLSEQIYAPNAIKAGVSGFVHKSEKLETLGISIIKVQQGKIIMNETVKKNLALIAKQSKSERLYRKLSNREVEVLRYLSGGKKNHEIAEILNLNEKTISTYKLRLLTKLNVTNLVDLVDKAKKLEIV, from the coding sequence ATGATCAAAGTATGTATTGCAGATAATTATCCTGTCGTGCATTTTGGGGTAAAATCGTACTTCAAAGACAATGCAGACATTTCGATAGTTGCCAATGTCGGCAATTTCGCGATGGTACAAGATATATTACAAACAAAAGACATTGATGTATTAGTCGTGGATTTGGATCTGGAAGGTCTTTCCAGTATTTTTGAGGTTAAAGCAATCTTGAAAAATTTTCCAAAAACTAAGATTATTATCTACAGTGGTCTTTCAGAACAAATTTATGCGCCAAATGCCATAAAAGCTGGAGTTTCTGGCTTTGTGCATAAATCAGAAAAACTAGAAACTTTAGGTATTTCCATTATTAAAGTCCAACAAGGCAAAATAATAATGAATGAAACCGTAAAGAAAAACTTAGCGCTTATTGCTAAACAAAGCAAGAGTGAACGTTTGTATCGCAAACTATCTAATCGTGAAGTTGAAGTATTACGTTATTTAAGTGGGGGGAAAAAGAATCATGAAATTGCTGAAATTTTAAATCTCAACGAAAAAACTATCAGTACTTACAAACTGCGTTTGCTTACAAAACTAAACGTTACTAATCTTGTAGATTTAGTAGACAAAGCTAAAAAATTAGAGATTGTTTAG
- the nadE gene encoding NAD(+) synthase: MTKKSTIQVDKVNTQIVNWLKSYAENSKVNGFVIGISGGVDSAVTSTLCAQTGLKVLCVEMPIHQAESHVSRGREHIEQLKQRFPNVSSVEADLTSTFETFKMAVPTEEDTTKLNLALANSRARLRMTTLYYFAGIHGLLVAGTGNKVEDFGVGFYTKYGDGGVDLSPIADLMKSEVFLLGNYLDIPKSILEASPTDGLFGDDRTDEDQLGASYDELEWAMLQDEAQRNSDDFSGRERIVFGIYKRLNTNNQHKMIPIPICHIEKY; this comes from the coding sequence ATGACTAAAAAAAGTACAATTCAAGTTGACAAAGTAAACACTCAAATTGTAAACTGGCTAAAAAGCTATGCTGAAAACTCAAAAGTAAATGGATTCGTGATAGGTATTTCTGGTGGAGTTGATTCAGCAGTTACATCAACCTTGTGTGCCCAAACTGGTTTAAAAGTTTTATGTGTTGAAATGCCAATTCATCAAGCAGAAAGTCATGTTTCCAGAGGACGTGAACATATTGAGCAATTAAAACAACGGTTTCCAAATGTGAGTAGCGTAGAAGCTGACCTAACTAGTACTTTTGAAACATTTAAAATGGCAGTTCCTACAGAGGAAGACACTACCAAATTAAACTTAGCACTTGCCAATAGCAGAGCGCGATTGCGAATGACCACCTTATATTACTTCGCAGGAATTCACGGTTTACTGGTTGCAGGAACGGGGAACAAGGTCGAAGATTTTGGAGTTGGTTTCTATACAAAATACGGCGATGGCGGAGTAGATTTGAGTCCAATTGCTGACTTAATGAAATCAGAAGTATTTTTATTAGGCAATTATTTAGACATACCAAAATCAATATTAGAAGCATCTCCTACTGATGGATTATTTGGCGATGATAGAACTGATGAGGACCAACTTGGAGCTAGTTACGACGAATTAGAATGGGCAATGCTTCAAGATGAAGCTCAAAGAAATAGTGATGATTTTTCTGGAAGAGAGAGAATTGTTTTCGGAATTTATAAGAGATTAAACACAAATAATCAACATAAAATGATTCCAATTCCAATTTGTCATATCGAGAAATATTAA